A section of the Bifidobacterium sp. ESL0728 genome encodes:
- a CDS encoding SprT family zinc-dependent metalloprotease, whose translation MPQYVLSCFRHAIPVNRTRDNADMPYRRRSKARTVSHTTLRVDDLDVAVTRKTMRNMYLRVKPPAGNVEVSAPVRMSDAKIAAFVRDRRNWIDVQRRRLQEAQRHIPTRFDYFGDVGTQAGLGDGAIADRDSGMGSVDRGADERGGGTRPVAGMVEENESAGFSWTDERKRLAQANIDAQLPGLLKRWEPVIGRKPTHITLRLMTSRWGSCTPATGRIRLNLQLGLMDPRFLEYVLVHEMTHLWASGHGAEFQRRMDRYLPNWRVLRRDLNREMVWR comes from the coding sequence GTGCCGCAATATGTGCTTTCGTGCTTTCGCCATGCGATTCCGGTCAATCGCACGCGAGACAATGCGGATATGCCTTATCGCCGCCGTTCGAAAGCCAGAACCGTTTCACACACCACCCTGCGCGTCGACGACTTGGACGTCGCCGTGACCCGCAAGACCATGAGAAATATGTATCTGCGCGTCAAGCCTCCGGCCGGTAACGTCGAAGTGAGCGCGCCGGTGAGAATGAGCGATGCGAAAATCGCCGCGTTCGTAAGAGATCGACGGAACTGGATTGATGTCCAGCGTCGGCGCTTGCAAGAAGCTCAGCGGCACATTCCGACTCGTTTCGATTATTTTGGGGATGTGGGAACTCAAGCCGGACTCGGCGACGGTGCAATTGCTGATCGCGATTCTGGTATGGGTTCCGTTGACCGTGGTGCTGATGAGAGGGGTGGCGGCACTCGTCCCGTTGCCGGCATGGTCGAAGAAAACGAGAGTGCTGGATTCTCGTGGACGGACGAGCGCAAACGCCTGGCGCAGGCCAATATCGACGCGCAATTGCCGGGTCTGCTGAAGCGCTGGGAGCCGGTTATCGGTCGCAAGCCGACGCATATCACCCTGCGGCTGATGACTTCGCGCTGGGGCTCGTGCACGCCGGCGACCGGTCGGATTCGCCTCAATCTACAGCTTGGGCTGATGGATCCCCGATTCCTGGAATATGTGCTGGTGCACGAGATGACGCATCTGTGGGCGAGCGGCCATGGTGCGGAATTCCAGCGGCGCATGGATCGATATCTGCCGAATTGGCGGGTTTTGCGACGCGATCTCAACCGCGAAATGGTGTGGCGGTGA
- a CDS encoding SDR family oxidoreductase: protein MAGTLAGNTSENEGKSEIRLGNTITSRRAVVTGASSGIGRATALQLASVGWKVVALARRKNKLIELSDQLGDACEYVVCDLTNEASTQAAVARILRGGPVKALVNCAGGAIGKDRIEDCNVENWRKMYDTNVLGTLRITQKLLPALKRATGGGTVVVVSSTAGIEPYESGAGYCGVKSAERVFAQTLRYEEVGEPLRVIDVSPGMVHTEEFSLNRFHGDKAKADAVYKGVPNPLNADDIAECIEWALDLPDGIDIDSLVVRPRAEASAQRVYRED, encoded by the coding sequence ATGGCGGGGACACTGGCCGGCAATACGTCGGAAAACGAAGGAAAATCGGAGATTCGGCTCGGCAACACCATTACATCCAGGCGGGCGGTAGTTACAGGCGCATCCAGCGGCATCGGACGTGCGACGGCACTGCAGTTGGCTTCGGTCGGCTGGAAGGTCGTGGCGCTTGCGCGGCGCAAGAACAAGCTCATCGAGCTTTCCGACCAGCTTGGCGACGCCTGCGAATATGTGGTGTGCGACTTGACCAACGAGGCCTCGACGCAGGCCGCGGTCGCAAGGATTCTGCGCGGTGGGCCTGTGAAGGCGCTGGTCAACTGTGCAGGCGGCGCAATCGGAAAAGACCGGATTGAGGATTGCAATGTCGAGAACTGGCGCAAGATGTATGACACCAATGTGCTGGGTACGTTGCGTATCACCCAGAAGCTGCTGCCAGCCTTGAAGAGGGCTACTGGCGGCGGGACGGTCGTTGTGGTCTCCTCGACGGCCGGCATCGAACCTTACGAAAGCGGCGCCGGATACTGTGGTGTGAAGTCCGCCGAGCGCGTGTTCGCACAGACGCTTCGTTACGAAGAAGTCGGCGAACCGCTACGCGTGATTGACGTTTCTCCCGGCATGGTGCATACCGAAGAGTTCTCCCTCAACCGTTTCCATGGCGACAAGGCCAAGGCCGACGCCGTGTATAAAGGCGTGCCGAACCCTCTGAATGCCGACGACATCGCCGAGTGCATCGAGTGGGCGCTTGATCTTCCCGACGGCATCGACATCGATTCACTCGTGGTTCGCCCGCGCGCGGAGGCCTCGGCCCAGCGGGTCTACCGCGAAGACTGA
- a CDS encoding DNA starvation/stationary phase protection protein, which translates to MANEFLSPGIDQAASDKIVSILQNRLAQEEEASLILKHAHWNVAGPSFIGVHEMIDPEVDAVRNMADETAERIATLGGSAEGTPESIISNRTWSEFKLMGRQNTQDYLKALVDYYSDFIVAERKAYEELDPIDVISSNIMQDHVQELEHFNWFMNSHLIEEQAHA; encoded by the coding sequence ATGGCAAACGAATTTTTGAGCCCTGGTATTGATCAGGCAGCATCCGATAAGATCGTTTCGATTCTGCAGAACCGTTTGGCGCAGGAGGAAGAGGCTTCGCTGATTCTGAAGCATGCGCACTGGAACGTCGCAGGCCCGAGCTTCATTGGCGTGCACGAAATGATTGATCCCGAGGTCGACGCCGTGCGCAACATGGCCGACGAGACCGCAGAGCGCATCGCCACCCTCGGCGGCAGCGCCGAAGGCACCCCGGAGTCCATCATCAGCAACCGCACCTGGAGCGAGTTCAAGCTCATGGGCCGCCAGAACACCCAGGATTACCTGAAGGCTCTGGTCGACTACTACAGCGACTTCATCGTCGCCGAGCGCAAGGCCTACGAGGAGCTCGATCCGATCGACGTCATCAGCTCCAACATCATGCAGGACCACGTGCAGGAACTTGAGCACTTCAACTGGTTCATGAACAGCCACCTGATCGAAGAGCAGGCCCACGCCTGA
- a CDS encoding DUF4097 family beta strand repeat-containing protein — MALPSIELMTLGALKDHPMSAYDINKFLASRGISNWVQVSEQSVYRIAIKLCDDGYTSIDTDDSEASSQKRVYSITPKGSQHFDELMDEIASAPPHIAFDFVAMVANLYQTDEATGRRLLTTLETNHRSVAEWMRSSVANLPFSEASETVLLCADTYALIARWAHHFQENFYPDSESADTADTSEPDDENGDNTENTNSQNRSTDFVIVAAQQTRNDSVTEGTNMSEQNEPANELNNATAFNHESSNDKSEANTRSNASTASETSTNQTPNRDRPDTSTNEKSTQNSPTVIVKNQRFTGSLPITKLDFHLHSMAARITTQPSDSGAFEIKFHHCKASDFQISNTAGTLHIANTGTPWEHMSLMDVFNPAQWNAYVEVIIPAAQPLAQTTAALNSSSLVITGLESSDFDLDLHSSSAKINDISVNAASLITHGGSMKWDGTVHNNLDIDCHNSSARIAGLPKDFGYLAEIHSSTLTVDGQPIIANRHSASRPGTPMVDINLHSSSISLD; from the coding sequence ATGGCACTGCCTTCCATTGAACTCATGACGCTCGGAGCGTTGAAAGACCATCCGATGAGCGCTTATGACATCAACAAATTCCTCGCCTCGCGCGGTATCAGCAACTGGGTCCAGGTCAGCGAGCAATCCGTCTATCGAATCGCCATCAAGCTTTGCGACGACGGCTATACCTCAATCGATACCGATGATTCTGAAGCTTCCTCGCAAAAGCGCGTCTACTCCATAACACCGAAAGGCTCGCAGCATTTCGACGAGCTCATGGATGAGATCGCCTCGGCGCCACCGCATATCGCCTTCGACTTTGTGGCAATGGTTGCGAATCTTTATCAGACCGACGAAGCAACCGGCCGCCGTTTGCTCACGACACTCGAAACCAATCATCGCAGCGTAGCCGAGTGGATGCGCAGTTCCGTCGCCAATCTGCCGTTCAGCGAGGCAAGCGAGACCGTGCTGCTTTGCGCTGACACCTATGCTCTCATCGCTCGCTGGGCGCACCACTTCCAAGAGAATTTCTACCCTGATTCGGAATCTGCCGACACCGCTGATACCAGCGAGCCTGATGACGAGAACGGCGACAATACAGAAAACACAAATTCCCAAAACAGATCAACAGATTTCGTCATTGTCGCTGCACAACAAACCCGGAATGATTCAGTAACGGAAGGGACCAACATGAGTGAGCAAAACGAGCCAGCCAACGAACTTAACAACGCAACGGCTTTCAACCACGAGTCCAGCAATGACAAATCTGAAGCCAACACCAGATCAAACGCTTCAACAGCTTCAGAGACCTCGACTAACCAAACACCCAACCGAGATCGGCCCGATACCAGCACAAACGAGAAAAGCACACAAAACAGCCCAACCGTCATCGTTAAAAATCAGCGATTCACCGGCTCACTGCCGATTACAAAACTCGATTTCCATCTACATTCGATGGCCGCCCGCATCACCACCCAGCCAAGCGATTCCGGTGCATTCGAAATCAAATTCCACCATTGCAAAGCCTCGGACTTCCAGATCTCAAACACAGCCGGCACGTTGCATATCGCCAATACCGGCACACCTTGGGAACACATGTCTCTGATGGACGTTTTCAATCCCGCCCAATGGAACGCATACGTCGAAGTAATTATCCCGGCCGCACAACCATTGGCGCAAACGACCGCCGCACTCAATAGCTCAAGTCTCGTCATCACGGGACTGGAAAGCAGCGACTTTGACCTCGACCTACACAGCAGTTCCGCCAAAATCAATGACATTTCGGTCAATGCCGCTTCATTGATAACCCACGGCGGAAGTATGAAATGGGACGGAACCGTGCACAACAACTTGGATATCGATTGCCATAACAGCAGTGCCCGCATCGCTGGTCTCCCAAAAGACTTCGGATATCTGGCGGAAATTCACAGCAGCACCCTCACGGTCGACGGCCAACCTATCATCGCCAACAGGCACTCTGCCAGCCGACCAGGGACGCCGATGGTGGACATCAATTTGCATTCCAGCAGCATTTCGCTTGATTGA
- a CDS encoding DUF4143 domain-containing protein, with protein MEFDASLYLDRVVDKRLQQYLQAFGAVSVEGPKWCGKTTTCLSRANTSVEISDPANNYAIRALAKLDPAQLFVGNPPILLDEWQVAPGIWDAVRHDVDESRTHGKFLLCGSAGPQKKVLHSGAGRIARLKMRTMTLFESGLSSGDVSLQGLMNGDKAAGIATNGTNLDDITDLICRGGWPATIHDPFEQAVLTPRQYIDTVCNFSNEDDEEGEERINPDRMRALLAAIARSVASPVRKVTLIQDTDETYRPSKKDSVETSYKTLDRYYAVLRRLYLVEEQHAWSPALRSSVRLRRSPKIHLTDPSLAAAALGATPTSLKSDFKTLGLLFESLVNRDLDVYASSFGARVMHYIDNSDLECDEIVELPDGGWGAFEVKLSADKIDAAAASLNAVEAKMVAGGQEPPRCKCVIVGTFNRAYNRPDGVRVVPLATLRP; from the coding sequence ATGGAATTCGACGCATCGCTTTATCTCGATAGGGTCGTCGACAAGCGTTTGCAGCAGTACCTTCAAGCATTTGGTGCAGTTTCTGTTGAAGGTCCCAAATGGTGCGGCAAAACCACGACGTGTCTGAGCCGGGCCAATACTAGTGTAGAAATTTCTGATCCAGCGAATAACTATGCTATACGCGCTTTGGCGAAGCTCGATCCGGCGCAGTTGTTTGTGGGTAATCCTCCTATTTTGCTTGACGAATGGCAAGTGGCACCAGGGATTTGGGATGCAGTGCGGCATGATGTGGATGAATCTAGGACTCATGGCAAGTTTTTGCTTTGCGGTTCAGCAGGGCCTCAAAAGAAGGTGTTGCATAGTGGCGCAGGTCGTATAGCCCGTCTGAAAATGCGTACGATGACACTTTTCGAATCTGGGCTTTCCTCTGGAGACGTATCTCTTCAAGGGTTGATGAATGGTGATAAGGCTGCTGGAATCGCAACAAATGGAACGAATCTAGACGACATCACCGATTTGATTTGTCGAGGCGGCTGGCCGGCAACGATTCATGATCCGTTTGAGCAGGCGGTTCTTACGCCGAGGCAGTATATCGATACCGTCTGTAATTTTTCAAATGAAGATGATGAAGAAGGCGAGGAGCGTATTAATCCCGACCGGATGCGTGCGTTGCTGGCAGCAATTGCGCGAAGCGTTGCATCGCCTGTGCGTAAGGTTACTTTGATTCAGGATACTGATGAAACATATCGTCCTTCCAAAAAAGACAGCGTGGAAACATCCTATAAGACTCTAGACCGTTATTATGCTGTTCTTCGACGCTTGTATCTTGTTGAGGAGCAGCACGCTTGGTCGCCTGCTTTGCGTTCTTCGGTGCGTTTGCGTCGATCGCCGAAGATTCATTTAACTGACCCTTCTTTGGCGGCGGCCGCTTTGGGCGCAACGCCTACTTCGCTAAAAAGTGATTTCAAGACGTTGGGTCTGTTGTTTGAGTCACTGGTGAACCGTGACTTGGATGTGTATGCGTCAAGTTTCGGCGCTCGCGTTATGCACTATATCGATAATTCTGATCTAGAGTGTGATGAGATTGTGGAACTGCCAGACGGCGGTTGGGGCGCATTTGAGGTGAAGTTGAGCGCAGACAAGATTGACGCAGCTGCCGCTTCGCTGAATGCTGTCGAAGCGAAAATGGTCGCCGGTGGTCAGGAACCACCGCGCTGTAAATGCGTCATCGTAGGCACATTCAATCGCGCTTATAACCGTCCCGATGGTGTTCGTGTGGTGCCGCTGGCGACGTTGCGACCATAA
- a CDS encoding Fic family protein has product MHTFDYEKSGHELLTPKTVNLLNAVHEAKGRQNVQLQISPDLAEPLVSVARIQSTDASNRIEGISTTNKRLAGIVSEKVAPRNRDEEEIAGYRDVLKTIHENYAYIPLKPNVILQLHRDLFRHTPLAFAGHWKDTDNMIVESDGTGHARVRFTPPSALQTPELMAAACSDYNKANDAGDIDSLLLTCMFVFDFTCIHPFNDGNGRMSRLLTLLLLYRSGYEIGKYISIEHLIEQSKATYYEALAASTAGWNENTNDYAPFVNYLLSTILVAYREFDERAAAVSTPISLYHPTTKKQRIADVLNQSLSPLSKADIQQTLPDISTSTIERTLKTLLNAGQIQKLGAGRSTRYVSLHREKK; this is encoded by the coding sequence ATGCATACTTTTGACTATGAGAAGTCTGGGCACGAGCTACTAACGCCGAAAACCGTGAATCTGCTCAATGCAGTTCATGAAGCCAAAGGGCGGCAGAATGTGCAGCTGCAGATTAGCCCTGACCTTGCCGAGCCACTTGTCAGTGTCGCCCGCATCCAAAGCACCGATGCGTCAAACCGCATCGAGGGAATCTCTACCACCAATAAGCGTTTGGCCGGTATCGTCAGCGAGAAAGTAGCACCAAGGAATCGCGACGAGGAAGAAATCGCCGGCTATCGCGACGTACTCAAGACCATCCATGAAAATTATGCGTATATACCGCTGAAACCGAACGTCATCCTGCAACTGCACCGCGATCTCTTCCGTCACACACCGCTTGCTTTCGCTGGTCATTGGAAAGACACCGACAATATGATTGTCGAATCGGACGGAACCGGGCACGCAAGAGTCAGGTTCACACCACCGTCGGCGCTCCAAACGCCAGAGCTCATGGCGGCAGCGTGCAGCGATTACAACAAAGCGAACGATGCCGGCGATATTGATTCCCTATTACTGACCTGCATGTTCGTTTTCGATTTCACCTGCATCCACCCGTTCAACGACGGCAACGGCCGCATGAGCCGACTGCTGACACTGCTTCTGCTCTACCGTTCCGGTTACGAAATCGGGAAATATATCAGCATCGAACATCTTATCGAGCAAAGCAAAGCCACCTATTACGAGGCTTTGGCCGCGAGCACCGCCGGTTGGAACGAAAACACCAATGATTATGCGCCATTCGTCAACTATCTGCTCAGTACGATTTTGGTGGCTTATCGCGAATTCGACGAACGCGCCGCAGCTGTCAGCACGCCGATTTCGCTGTACCATCCAACAACCAAAAAGCAACGCATCGCCGACGTCCTGAACCAAAGCCTGAGCCCACTCTCCAAGGCAGATATCCAACAGACGCTCCCGGACATCAGCACCTCGACCATCGAGCGCACACTGAAAACTCTACTCAATGCCGGCCAAATCCAAAAACTTGGCGCAGGCCGATCCACCAGATACGTCAGCCTGCATCGCGAAAAGAAATAA
- a CDS encoding DUF1643 domain-containing protein → MIITKSVVLQDDYRYYLARKWNDSLPMMAFILLNPATRYGEQKLDMDDSTIQLCYDLAEKWGKGGFVVLNLYAAVAGTIDQLKTISNPIGADNDDWIRKLGQMTEVDLVVAAWGDEASANRVNAVKKILQKELGIQLYCVRKNPSGNPMHLQRMHYAGISLADVGEPIPW, encoded by the coding sequence ATGATAATTACGAAATCTGTAGTTTTGCAGGATGATTATCGATATTATCTTGCGCGTAAATGGAATGACAGTCTTCCAATGATGGCGTTTATTCTCTTAAATCCCGCAACGAGATATGGTGAGCAAAAATTGGATATGGATGATTCCACTATTCAGCTTTGTTATGATTTAGCAGAGAAATGGGGGAAGGGAGGATTTGTCGTATTGAATCTATATGCGGCAGTTGCGGGTACCATCGACCAGCTAAAAACTATTAGTAATCCTATAGGTGCTGATAATGATGATTGGATTAGAAAATTAGGGCAGATGACCGAGGTTGATCTCGTTGTCGCCGCGTGGGGTGATGAAGCTTCGGCAAATCGCGTTAACGCAGTAAAGAAAATTCTGCAGAAGGAATTGGGAATTCAACTTTATTGTGTAAGAAAGAACCCTAGTGGTAACCCGATGCATCTTCAGAGAATGCATTATGCAGGTATATCGCTTGCTGATGTCGGTGAACCAATACCTTGGTAA
- a CDS encoding hemolysin family protein yields MSLALDIVFVFIFLIIGGVFSCTELALVSLRGSQLDEMEQEDARGQKVARIARDPNTFLSTVQIGVTLSGFFSASFGESAIAPWVEPAVESWGIPHHIASPGTTIVLTLIISFCDIVIAEMVPKRIAMQRTEQIARAAVPAIDIFAKICRPIIWAIGKCTNGIVRLLGFDPSQTETEVSDKELRVLVNSNTNLSKDERTILDDVFDASETIVAEVMRPRADVVFLEGSQPIEEAAKYVREMPYSRYPVTGKDFDDVLGFVHVRDLLDVRDPNTKTVADVTREGISLPGTSKILPSLALLRKRGIHLAVVIDEYGGTDGIVTLEDMTEELVGDIRDEYDLPEDSNSATANGIGDGRNGETAFVDGVVTVDGGMTIEDFADLTGIELEDGPYETVAGYFLAHTGRMGEVGETLHSDDGYDMVVTKVDGRRIETIEVRKSKN; encoded by the coding sequence ATGTCTTTGGCCCTGGATATCGTCTTCGTCTTTATCTTCCTGATTATCGGCGGCGTCTTTTCGTGCACCGAGCTCGCGCTGGTGAGCCTACGTGGCTCGCAGCTCGACGAGATGGAGCAGGAGGATGCGCGCGGACAAAAAGTCGCCCGAATCGCGCGCGACCCGAACACGTTCCTTTCCACCGTGCAAATCGGCGTGACACTTTCGGGCTTCTTCTCGGCATCATTCGGCGAATCCGCCATTGCACCTTGGGTCGAGCCGGCAGTGGAAAGCTGGGGGATTCCGCACCATATCGCCTCTCCGGGCACCACCATCGTGCTGACGCTGATCATTTCGTTCTGCGACATCGTCATCGCGGAAATGGTGCCGAAGCGCATCGCCATGCAGCGCACCGAGCAAATCGCGCGCGCCGCGGTGCCCGCCATCGATATTTTCGCCAAAATCTGCCGGCCGATCATCTGGGCCATCGGCAAATGCACCAACGGCATCGTGCGGCTGCTGGGCTTCGACCCGAGCCAGACCGAAACCGAGGTCAGCGACAAGGAACTGCGCGTGCTGGTCAATTCCAACACGAACCTGAGCAAAGACGAACGCACCATTTTGGACGACGTGTTCGACGCCTCGGAAACCATTGTGGCGGAAGTGATGCGACCGCGTGCCGACGTTGTTTTCTTGGAGGGTTCGCAACCGATTGAGGAAGCCGCGAAATATGTGCGCGAAATGCCGTATTCCCGCTATCCCGTCACCGGCAAGGATTTCGATGACGTGCTCGGCTTTGTGCACGTCCGCGATTTGCTCGACGTACGTGACCCGAATACCAAAACCGTGGCCGACGTGACACGTGAAGGCATTTCACTGCCCGGCACCTCAAAGATTTTGCCAAGTTTGGCTTTGCTGCGCAAACGCGGGATTCACTTGGCCGTGGTTATTGACGAATACGGCGGAACCGACGGCATTGTCACGCTGGAAGACATGACGGAAGAGCTGGTTGGCGATATCCGCGACGAATACGATTTGCCGGAAGATAGCAACAGCGCGACGGCCAACGGCATTGGCGACGGCCGCAACGGCGAAACCGCATTCGTCGACGGCGTGGTCACAGTCGACGGCGGCATGACCATCGAGGACTTCGCCGACCTCACCGGCATCGAGCTGGAGGACGGCCCTTACGAGACGGTCGCCGGCTACTTCCTCGCCCACACCGGCCGCATGGGCGAGGTAGGCGAAACCCTCCACTCCGACGACGGCTACGACATGGTGGTGACCAAGGTCGACGGCCGCCGCATCGAGACCATCGAGGTGCGCAAGAGCAAAAACTAG
- a CDS encoding leucine-rich repeat domain-containing protein produces MRTHKWLWIAMVLMLLVLCLGVVAVAFQQKSVFDRSANGAAAEAASSVSVSQKENASSASQKTRDTFSFGSAAKYAQHTVFTGLQQQDLRHSVFPDLRQWASQTGNRAPSVGVDSPDRGVKHAVNNANFNVTYPLTYDANGGTETSAAKTFSPKTLSTRTVSAKTLQGGTLPAKMEAGNGAQACSSQHASGETITLPTGSAGDYQVNEPTRDGMKFVGWSTTKLAPFDTLSDAEAHVVGTLTMPESSQTMYAVWVRDGETPTSYTVTFNTQMDSHGIAGSAITLKTDTVSPGGTSTPPTPPVPYNQGIKFMGWGVSKDSGDASGEGEMNAFDSSAPINSNETVWALWGYEDTLDGNDHKCVMGIDTVATCFPDPVLAQTVVDAAQATDAHQTTDIWTLRDALFFGNLNYNTAQGHELDDTPLNISELDGLQTLTGLGRLHISNVSGHTLNEHSRDLHQLKYLGKMNNLFANGDGISDLGNLSGLTNLTTLYLADNSISDLSSLSGLSDLQTLNMNNNGIADVSNLSGLTLLTTLYLDHNQISDLSGLISTPTVELTNLKELDLNDNRIVDVRPLAKLTTLSTLKLQHNQIESITSLTSLTGIYALYLDNNNIKDISVIDDAHFHWLGILGLSHNGISDISSLRDVTSLKQLWLHHNDISDVSPLAGLTKLEMLYIGSNHILDISSLKNLAALSGGTSKSCDVGSSSFCADKQDVTLPQGIADPGLSMLTAVTLKKAADGSVAGAAVDSTSIHSTTPGARFDAEHRQLTWDGPMQYNNDDSPKDLTQTFDADAQLPNTIGNFSGTITEPYAVAQHTVTFDPDGGTLPSGQLPSVQVYSGYKIAVPTSKPSRDGYRFMSWTCAADVAGVCHAGDSFDFVNTAVTKDVTLAAKWQELAVALPLTGASYRDDLWRGALAVIALCVALASGLLRKRAAGR; encoded by the coding sequence ATGCGGACGCATAAGTGGTTGTGGATTGCCATGGTTTTGATGCTGCTTGTTCTATGCCTTGGCGTGGTCGCCGTCGCTTTCCAGCAGAAGTCTGTTTTCGACAGGTCCGCGAATGGTGCGGCTGCGGAGGCAGCGTCATCGGTTTCGGTTTCGCAGAAGGAGAATGCGTCGTCGGCCTCTCAGAAAACCAGGGATACGTTCAGTTTCGGTTCCGCAGCAAAATACGCCCAGCATACAGTTTTTACGGGCTTGCAGCAGCAGGACTTGCGACATAGCGTTTTCCCGGACTTGCGGCAGTGGGCTTCACAAACAGGGAATCGCGCCCCGTCCGTAGGCGTCGATTCGCCAGATCGTGGTGTCAAGCATGCCGTCAATAATGCCAATTTCAACGTAACCTATCCGCTGACGTACGATGCGAATGGCGGCACTGAAACGTCAGCGGCTAAAACGTTTTCGCCTAAAACGTTGTCGACAAGAACGGTGTCGGCTAAAACTTTACAGGGCGGAACGTTACCGGCCAAAATGGAAGCTGGAAACGGGGCCCAGGCTTGCTCGTCCCAACATGCTTCCGGCGAGACGATTACTTTGCCGACCGGTTCTGCAGGCGATTATCAGGTCAACGAACCGACCCGAGACGGTATGAAATTCGTGGGCTGGTCGACGACGAAACTGGCGCCGTTCGACACGCTTTCGGACGCCGAAGCTCATGTGGTGGGCACGTTGACGATGCCGGAAAGTTCCCAGACGATGTATGCCGTATGGGTGAGGGACGGGGAGACCCCAACCTCCTATACGGTGACGTTCAATACGCAGATGGATTCCCACGGCATTGCCGGCTCGGCGATAACGCTGAAAACGGATACAGTATCCCCGGGTGGTACGTCCACACCCCCAACGCCACCGGTTCCTTATAATCAGGGGATTAAATTCATGGGCTGGGGCGTGAGCAAAGACAGCGGGGATGCTAGCGGTGAAGGCGAGATGAATGCGTTCGATTCATCGGCACCAATCAACAGTAACGAGACGGTATGGGCGCTGTGGGGTTATGAGGACACGTTAGATGGGAACGACCACAAGTGTGTCATGGGTATTGATACGGTCGCTACCTGTTTCCCCGACCCGGTATTGGCGCAAACGGTGGTCGATGCGGCGCAGGCGACCGACGCTCACCAAACCACGGATATCTGGACGCTGCGTGACGCGCTGTTTTTCGGCAATCTGAACTACAACACAGCACAAGGGCACGAGCTGGACGATACCCCGCTGAACATCTCCGAGCTGGACGGCTTGCAGACGCTCACAGGCTTGGGGCGATTGCATATCAGCAACGTTTCCGGGCACACGCTTAATGAGCACAGCCGTGATTTGCACCAGCTGAAATATCTGGGTAAAATGAATAACCTCTTCGCGAATGGCGATGGGATTTCCGACCTGGGTAATCTTTCCGGATTGACGAACTTGACAACCTTATATTTGGCTGACAATAGTATTTCCGATTTGAGTAGCCTTTCTGGGTTGTCGGATTTGCAGACCTTGAACATGAATAATAATGGCATTGCTGATGTAAGCAATCTTTCCGGATTAACGCTTCTGACAACCTTGTATCTGGACCACAACCAGATTTCTGATCTCTCAGGCCTGATTTCAACGCCTACTGTGGAATTGACCAACCTTAAAGAGCTGGATCTGAATGACAATAGGATTGTCGATGTGCGGCCTTTGGCGAAGCTGACCACTTTGAGTACGCTGAAGCTTCAGCACAACCAAATCGAATCCATCACTTCGCTGACGTCGTTGACGGGAATATATGCGCTGTATCTGGACAACAATAATATCAAAGATATCAGCGTCATCGACGATGCGCATTTTCACTGGTTGGGTATCCTTGGATTATCCCACAACGGGATCAGCGACATCAGTTCCTTGCGCGATGTAACCAGTCTCAAGCAATTGTGGTTGCATCACAACGATATTTCGGACGTGTCGCCCTTGGCTGGATTGACGAAACTGGAGATGCTTTATATTGGCAGCAACCATATCCTCGATATTTCGTCGCTGAAGAATCTCGCGGCCTTGAGTGGCGGCACCAGCAAAAGTTGCGATGTCGGTAGTTCCAGCTTCTGTGCCGACAAGCAGGACGTGACCTTACCGCAAGGAATTGCTGATCCGGGGCTGTCGATGCTGACGGCGGTGACGCTGAAGAAAGCGGCCGACGGATCGGTTGCCGGCGCGGCCGTCGATTCGACATCCATCCACTCCACCACCCCTGGCGCCCGATTCGATGCCGAACACCGGCAGCTGACGTGGGATGGCCCGATGCAGTACAACAATGATGATTCGCCGAAAGACCTGACCCAGACGTTCGACGCGGATGCGCAATTGCCCAACACCATCGGAAACTTTTCGGGCACCATCACCGAGCCCTACGCAGTCGCGCAGCATACGGTCACGTTCGACCCTGATGGAGGCACGTTGCCTTCCGGCCAGCTGCCTTCAGTGCAGGTGTATAGCGGCTACAAAATCGCGGTCCCGACTTCGAAGCCTTCTCGTGACGGCTATCGTTTCATGAGTTGGACCTGCGCCGCTGACGTTGCTGGGGTATGCCACGCAGGCGACTCCTTCGATTTCGTCAATACCGCGGTGACCAAAGACGTGACATTGGCCGCCAAATGGCAGGAGCTGGCGGTCGCGCTGCCGCTTACCGGCGCTTCGTACCGGGACGATTTGTGGCGCGGTGCACTCGCGGTTATCGCGTTGTGCGTGGCTTTGGCCAGCGGGTTATTGAGGAAACGTGCCGCCGGGCGGTGA